Proteins found in one Oribacterium sp. oral taxon 102 genomic segment:
- a CDS encoding LacI family DNA-binding transcriptional regulator: MITIKEIAQRCEVSTATVSYILSGKSGKASEKTRERVLRVARELDYVPNAAAQHLKSKRTRSIGVIVEDMTIFSIPEIVDGITDYCEQQDYQILLLNLRLFKKFNDSYYYKTDYFERVRGEIRKLMNKQVEAVIYVSAHERILRCIPEDLSIPAVMTYGYTKSSRVPSVVVDDVQGSYMITKRLLDSGHRRIGVITGKPDSLHTQARQMGFQKALYESFVPFHPEDIRNGDWERHSGYAQTDLLLSNGVTAIFCMNDLMAGGVYDRLEELGMQVGRDVSLAGYDDRMLSAYYQPGLTTVRLPLHDIGYEASRLILDMLENKRSWEEPYVLSVPCELVERASVCSYREQDGK; the protein is encoded by the coding sequence ATGATTACGATAAAAGAGATCGCACAGCGCTGTGAGGTTTCCACGGCGACGGTATCCTATATCCTGAGCGGAAAAAGCGGCAAGGCATCCGAGAAAACCCGGGAGAGAGTGCTCAGGGTAGCGCGGGAGCTGGATTATGTGCCGAATGCTGCGGCGCAGCATCTGAAAAGCAAGCGGACGCGGAGCATCGGCGTCATTGTCGAGGATATGACGATTTTCAGCATTCCGGAAATCGTGGATGGCATCACGGATTACTGTGAGCAGCAGGACTATCAGATTCTTTTATTGAATCTTCGTCTTTTTAAGAAATTCAATGACAGCTACTATTACAAAACGGATTATTTCGAGCGGGTTCGGGGAGAGATTCGGAAGCTGATGAATAAGCAGGTGGAGGCGGTGATCTATGTTTCTGCACATGAGAGGATACTGCGCTGCATTCCGGAGGATCTCTCCATTCCGGCGGTCATGACCTACGGCTATACGAAGAGCAGCCGTGTTCCATCTGTGGTGGTGGACGATGTGCAGGGCAGCTATATGATTACGAAAAGGCTGCTGGACAGCGGGCATCGCCGGATCGGCGTCATCACCGGAAAACCGGACAGTCTGCATACGCAGGCCAGACAGATGGGCTTCCAGAAGGCGCTGTACGAGAGCTTCGTGCCCTTTCATCCGGAGGATATCCGGAATGGAGACTGGGAACGGCATTCCGGATATGCACAGACAGATCTCCTCCTCTCCAACGGTGTGACGGCGATCTTCTGCATGAACGATCTGATGGCAGGCGGTGTTTATGACAGGTTGGAGGAGCTGGGAATGCAGGTCGGACGGGACGTCTCTCTTGCAGGCTATGATGACCGTATGCTCTCCGCATATTACCAGCCGGGACTTACAACGGTACGCCTCCCGCTGCATGATATCGGCTATGAGGCGAGCCGCCTGATTCTGGATATGCTGGAAAATAAAAGGAGCTGGGAGGAGCCGTATGTCCTCTCGGTTCCCTGCGAGCTGGTGGAGCGCGCCTCGGTCTGTTCGTATAGAGAGCAGGACGGAAAATAG
- a CDS encoding glycoside hydrolase family 2 TIM barrel-domain containing protein: protein MREKFEYAIVKDPKIFKLNVLPAHSDHTVYRSREELRFGRSSLRQSLDGVWKFHYARNYAAAVPGFEALSYDARSWEDIRVPAHIQMEGYDVPAYVNTQYPWDGRDEIEPGEIPESFNPVASYVKYFTIPEEMRGRRLYISFQGVESGFALFMNGSFVGYSEDSFTPSEFELTPFLTEGEQKLAVQVFKWTASSWLEDQDFYRFSGIFREVILFTLPEIHVYDLRIRALLDSSLTKGELELRFQLTKAAGKIRYTLSREGRTAVRGTADCLAECVEINAQVESPALWSAENPALYVLDVEILGQDGAVQEVFREAVGFRRFELKDGLMLLNGKRIVFHGVNRHEFSCDRGRVPKPEEVRQDIICMKRNNIDAVRTSHYPDASDIYRLCDEYGLYMIAENNMESHGIWDLIERGEKPIEYALPGNREEYLPMLLDRVNSTYQRDKNHPSVLIWSIGNESFGGKDTERMADFFRKEDPYRLVHYEGTAHDRRYPNATDMESQMYISVPDIERFLGEHGEKPFILCEYAHAMGNSNGAMHKYTELSDREVRYQGGFIWDFVDQSLRRKNRYGEEYQAYGGDCGERPTDYDFSGNGIIDGKRQPYDKMQEVKYNYQGLRITVERESVTIRNRFLFTDLSAFDGFVRVERNGELLREQPFPAALPPLSERSFSLLPYLSDTTAGEYAVTVSFRLRERNAWAEAGHEIAFGQGVYEIFAPERPHRGKLTVIHGGWNIGVRGADFDILLSRLQGGIVSYRYAGKELILELPRPNFWRAPTSNDKGNQMAFRYGTWKLASLYQTSIPPEAKENPELMRELMSYPKILETEDYVEVCFKKWLPTGAPSTLLVTYRIFGDAAVRVTMDYAGDAALSPMPEFSFLMKLDADYRHLRWYGLGPAENYCDRRSGARLGIYEKEVSDNVQPYLVPQESGNRTGVRWAELTDDRGRGIRFSGVREENGKGQDDPYASRPGTMELSAIPYTPEQLEEARHPYELPRVFHTVVRAGLKQMGVAGDDSWGARTHEEYLVDARKPLHFTFEFRGI, encoded by the coding sequence ATGAGAGAGAAATTTGAGTATGCGATCGTGAAGGATCCGAAGATCTTCAAGCTGAATGTACTGCCGGCGCATTCGGATCATACGGTTTATCGAAGCCGGGAGGAGCTTAGGTTCGGCAGGAGCAGTCTCCGGCAGAGCCTCGACGGAGTATGGAAATTTCATTATGCGAGGAACTACGCCGCAGCGGTTCCGGGCTTCGAGGCACTTTCCTATGATGCACGGAGCTGGGAGGATATCAGGGTGCCGGCGCATATCCAGATGGAGGGCTACGACGTACCGGCATATGTCAATACGCAGTACCCCTGGGACGGACGGGACGAGATCGAGCCGGGCGAGATTCCGGAGAGCTTCAATCCGGTGGCAAGCTATGTGAAGTATTTCACGATTCCGGAGGAGATGCGCGGACGGCGTCTCTACATCTCCTTTCAGGGCGTGGAGTCCGGCTTCGCGCTCTTTATGAACGGCAGCTTCGTCGGCTACAGCGAGGACAGCTTCACACCGTCCGAGTTTGAGCTGACACCCTTTCTCACAGAGGGGGAGCAGAAGCTCGCGGTGCAGGTCTTCAAGTGGACGGCCTCGAGCTGGCTGGAGGATCAGGACTTCTACCGCTTCTCCGGTATTTTCCGCGAGGTTATTCTCTTTACGCTGCCGGAGATCCATGTCTATGACCTTCGGATCCGGGCGCTTCTGGACAGCAGTCTCACGAAGGGCGAGCTGGAGCTTCGCTTCCAGCTCACGAAGGCGGCGGGGAAGATCCGCTATACGCTCTCGCGGGAGGGCAGGACTGCAGTCCGCGGTACCGCCGACTGTCTTGCAGAATGCGTGGAGATCAATGCGCAGGTGGAGAGTCCGGCGCTGTGGAGCGCGGAAAATCCGGCACTTTATGTACTTGATGTAGAGATTCTGGGGCAGGACGGCGCGGTGCAGGAGGTCTTCCGGGAGGCAGTGGGCTTCCGCCGCTTCGAGCTGAAGGATGGGCTCATGCTTCTGAACGGAAAACGAATCGTCTTCCATGGAGTGAACCGGCATGAATTTTCCTGCGACCGCGGCAGAGTGCCGAAGCCGGAGGAGGTGCGGCAGGACATTATCTGTATGAAGCGGAACAATATCGATGCGGTGCGGACCAGCCACTATCCGGATGCCTCCGATATTTACCGGCTCTGCGATGAATACGGGCTGTATATGATCGCCGAGAACAATATGGAGTCGCACGGAATCTGGGATCTGATCGAAAGAGGCGAAAAACCGATCGAGTACGCGCTTCCGGGGAACCGGGAGGAGTATCTCCCGATGCTGCTGGATCGTGTGAACTCGACCTATCAGCGGGACAAGAATCATCCGTCCGTGCTGATCTGGTCGATCGGCAACGAGTCCTTCGGCGGGAAGGATACCGAGCGGATGGCGGACTTCTTCCGTAAGGAGGATCCGTACCGTCTGGTACACTATGAGGGAACTGCCCATGACCGCCGCTATCCGAACGCGACGGATATGGAATCGCAGATGTATATCTCGGTGCCGGATATCGAGCGTTTCCTCGGTGAGCACGGAGAAAAGCCCTTCATCCTCTGCGAGTATGCGCATGCCATGGGGAATTCCAATGGTGCGATGCACAAATATACGGAGCTTTCCGATCGGGAAGTACGCTATCAGGGCGGCTTCATCTGGGACTTTGTGGACCAGTCGCTCCGTCGGAAGAACCGCTATGGGGAGGAGTATCAGGCATACGGCGGGGACTGCGGGGAGCGCCCGACGGATTACGATTTCAGCGGAAACGGCATCATTGATGGAAAACGGCAGCCCTATGACAAGATGCAGGAGGTGAAGTATAATTACCAGGGACTTCGGATCACAGTGGAGCGGGAGAGCGTCACGATCCGGAATCGCTTCCTCTTCACCGATCTCTCCGCCTTCGACGGCTTCGTGCGGGTGGAGCGGAACGGAGAGCTGCTTCGGGAACAGCCGTTCCCGGCAGCGCTTCCGCCGCTCTCCGAGAGGAGCTTCTCTCTGTTGCCGTATCTTTCGGATACGACGGCGGGAGAGTACGCGGTCACGGTTTCCTTCCGGCTGCGGGAGAGGAACGCCTGGGCGGAGGCGGGGCATGAGATCGCGTTCGGACAGGGCGTCTATGAGATCTTTGCACCGGAGAGACCGCACAGAGGCAAGCTTACCGTCATTCACGGAGGCTGGAACATCGGAGTGCGCGGAGCGGATTTTGATATCCTGCTCTCCCGGCTGCAGGGCGGTATCGTTTCCTACCGCTATGCGGGGAAGGAGCTGATCTTAGAGCTTCCGCGTCCGAATTTCTGGCGCGCGCCGACCTCCAATGATAAGGGAAACCAGATGGCGTTCCGCTATGGGACGTGGAAGCTGGCAAGCCTCTACCAGACCTCGATTCCGCCGGAGGCGAAGGAGAATCCGGAGCTGATGCGGGAGCTGATGTCCTACCCGAAAATTCTCGAGACGGAGGACTATGTGGAGGTCTGCTTCAAAAAATGGCTGCCGACCGGCGCTCCGAGCACGCTGCTTGTGACATACCGGATCTTTGGGGACGCTGCGGTTCGGGTGACGATGGACTACGCGGGAGACGCAGCGCTTTCCCCTATGCCGGAATTCAGCTTCCTGATGAAGCTGGATGCCGATTACCGGCATCTCCGCTGGTACGGGCTGGGACCTGCGGAGAACTATTGCGACCGGCGGAGCGGTGCGCGGCTCGGGATCTATGAGAAGGAGGTTTCCGATAACGTGCAGCCCTATCTCGTGCCGCAGGAAAGCGGGAATCGTACCGGCGTGCGCTGGGCGGAGCTCACCGACGACCGGGGACGCGGGATACGCTTCTCCGGGGTTCGGGAGGAGAATGGAAAAGGGCAGGATGATCCCTATGCCTCCCGTCCGGGAACGATGGAGCTCTCTGCGATTCCATATACGCCGGAGCAGCTGGAGGAGGCGAGACATCCCTATGAGCTCCCGCGGGTATTTCATACCGTGGTGCGTGCCGGTCTGAAACAGATGGGGGTTGCCGGGGACGACAGCTGGGGCGCGCGGACGCATGAGGAATACCTCGTAGACGCGCGGAAGCCGCTTCATTTCACCTTCGAATTCCGTGGGATCTGA
- a CDS encoding carbohydrate ABC transporter permease → MKTGVKANGSSIQRRLLPSYIFLIIWCLFSVFPLYWMITAATNASIEIARGKILFGTFARTNFANLLAQQPLWRALGNSFRYALVQTVLCLAICSLAGFGFELYHDKQKDRLFGILLLAMMVPQVATMIPLFRMVSGMHLLNTVWAFILPSISTPFMIMMFRQNSRNFPIDIMEAARLDGLSELQIFGRMYLPVMRSTYAAAAVITFMGAWNSYMWPKVVMNTDSSAMNMPMLIANLSAGYSVDYGVLMMGVLFCSVPTMIIFFILQKQFAEGITGAVK, encoded by the coding sequence ATTAAGACGGGTGTGAAAGCGAACGGATCGTCGATCCAGCGGCGTCTGCTTCCGAGCTATATTTTCCTGATTATCTGGTGTCTTTTCTCTGTTTTCCCGCTGTACTGGATGATTACGGCGGCGACCAATGCCTCGATTGAGATCGCAAGGGGTAAGATCCTCTTCGGTACCTTCGCGCGGACGAACTTCGCGAACCTTCTGGCGCAGCAGCCGCTGTGGAGGGCACTGGGAAATTCCTTCCGCTACGCTCTGGTACAGACGGTGCTCTGCCTTGCGATTTGCTCTCTCGCGGGCTTCGGCTTCGAGCTCTACCATGATAAGCAGAAGGATCGGCTCTTCGGCATACTTTTGCTCGCAATGATGGTGCCGCAGGTGGCGACGATGATCCCACTCTTCCGCATGGTCAGCGGGATGCATCTCCTGAATACCGTCTGGGCATTCATCCTGCCCTCTATTTCCACGCCGTTTATGATTATGATGTTTCGGCAGAATTCGAGGAATTTCCCGATCGATATCATGGAGGCGGCGCGGCTGGACGGGCTCAGTGAGCTGCAGATCTTCGGACGGATGTACCTTCCGGTTATGCGTTCCACCTATGCGGCGGCGGCGGTCATTACCTTCATGGGCGCATGGAACTCCTATATGTGGCCGAAGGTGGTGATGAATACCGACAGCTCGGCGATGAACATGCCGATGCTGATCGCGAACCTTTCGGCAGGGTATTCCGTGGACTACGGCGTGCTGATGATGGGCGTTCTGTTCTGCTCGGTTCCGACGATGATTATCTTCTTCATCCTGCAGAAGCAGTTTGCGGAGGGCATCACCGGAGCGGTGAAGTAG
- a CDS encoding AraC family transcriptional regulator, translated as MAKQKQEMQFRYYEMPEDSFVLALTGQSWVRAYGDGIDCLHFHNYAEIGVCHEGEGEMVYEDTIRHFEPGCLTFLPPNYPHTTNSKPGTLGFWEYLFVDCEGLIEYMFPRRKASARRMLDRLYRQAFFFCPGEAEGLWDKVCRVLEEQKEKGEYYRQETDALLCLILTDIVRLEKESAAVRVPIPEEGMEDGDLERLRPALQRIQEHYQEELYIGQLARLCALSETHFRRLFTDCMHLGPLDYINSVRIHSACVQLRSSNKSIRSVAFGCGFSSISTFQRNFRKFVGMSTKEWRDKPENYEYKLNQYKINRYEGW; from the coding sequence ATGGCGAAACAAAAACAGGAGATGCAGTTCCGCTACTACGAGATGCCGGAGGACAGCTTCGTACTGGCGCTGACGGGGCAGAGTTGGGTCAGGGCATATGGGGACGGCATCGATTGCCTGCATTTTCATAATTATGCGGAGATCGGGGTCTGCCATGAGGGGGAGGGGGAGATGGTCTATGAGGATACGATCCGGCATTTCGAGCCGGGCTGCCTGACCTTCCTCCCTCCGAATTATCCCCATACCACGAATTCGAAGCCGGGAACGCTGGGCTTCTGGGAGTATCTCTTCGTGGACTGCGAGGGACTGATCGAATATATGTTCCCAAGGAGGAAGGCGAGTGCCCGCAGGATGCTGGATCGACTGTACCGGCAGGCATTCTTTTTCTGCCCCGGAGAGGCGGAGGGGCTCTGGGATAAGGTCTGCCGGGTATTGGAGGAGCAAAAGGAAAAAGGGGAGTATTACCGTCAGGAGACGGACGCGTTATTGTGCCTCATCCTGACGGATATTGTGCGTCTGGAGAAGGAGAGCGCCGCCGTGCGTGTCCCTATTCCGGAGGAGGGGATGGAGGACGGAGACCTCGAGCGGCTTCGTCCGGCGCTGCAGAGGATACAGGAGCACTATCAGGAGGAGCTGTACATCGGACAGCTCGCACGGCTCTGCGCGCTGTCGGAGACGCACTTTCGCCGTCTCTTTACGGACTGTATGCATCTGGGACCGCTCGATTACATCAATTCCGTGCGGATACACAGCGCCTGTGTCCAGCTTCGAAGCAGCAATAAGAGCATCCGATCCGTGGCGTTCGGCTGCGGCTTCAGCTCGATCTCGACCTTTCAGCGGAATTTCCGGAAATTTGTGGGAATGTCGACGAAGGAATGGCGGGATAAGCCGGAGAACTACGAGTACAAGCTGAATCAGTACAAAATCAATCGCTATGAGGGCTGGTGA
- a CDS encoding APC family permease has translation METKKIKWSMLAFMAFSTVWGFGNVLNGFVYFNGIQVIFSWILMFALYFVPYALMVGELGSAFKSSGGGVSSWIHSTTGPKLAYYAGWTYWACHITYIASKSSGGLKALSWAIFRNGETYDTFPTLSVQLVTLFVLLLFCWVASRGLNPLKRLATLAGTSMFIMSILYILMMFAAPALNPNGGFISMDFSMKSLLPQFNVKYFTSLSILVFAVGGCEKISPYVNKVENPSKGFPRAMITLAVMVVVCAILGTIAMGMMFDPAEINASRESFNSYNSNGSYWAFQRLGGYYHLGNSLMILYALCNAVGQLSTLVISIDAPLRMLLDNEDAREFIPKGLLRKNDYGAYINGIRMVAVLSGAIILIQSVVPGAAAVLKQLTKLNSVCMPLRYLWVFFAYLALRRQEDRFRPEYRFVRSHGVAMFFGAWCFFLTAASCILGMYDSDPFTFALNVVTPCVLTALGIILPVIAKREKTA, from the coding sequence ATGGAAACGAAAAAAATCAAGTGGAGCATGCTGGCTTTTATGGCGTTCTCCACAGTTTGGGGCTTCGGAAATGTCCTGAACGGCTTTGTTTACTTCAACGGAATTCAGGTTATTTTCAGCTGGATCCTGATGTTCGCACTGTACTTCGTGCCTTATGCGCTGATGGTCGGAGAGCTTGGCTCCGCCTTCAAGAGCTCCGGCGGAGGAGTCAGCTCATGGATCCATTCCACCACGGGGCCGAAGCTCGCCTACTATGCAGGCTGGACCTACTGGGCGTGTCATATCACCTATATCGCAAGCAAGAGCTCCGGCGGCCTGAAGGCGCTGAGCTGGGCGATATTCCGGAACGGGGAGACCTACGACACTTTCCCGACGCTTTCGGTACAGCTCGTGACGCTTTTCGTCCTCCTGCTGTTCTGCTGGGTCGCCTCCCGCGGACTGAATCCGCTGAAGAGGCTCGCGACGCTCGCCGGAACCAGTATGTTCATCATGTCCATCCTCTACATTCTGATGATGTTCGCCGCGCCGGCACTCAATCCGAACGGCGGCTTCATCTCCATGGATTTCAGTATGAAGAGCCTGCTTCCGCAGTTCAATGTGAAGTATTTCACATCCCTGTCCATCCTGGTCTTCGCGGTGGGCGGCTGCGAGAAGATCTCTCCTTATGTCAATAAGGTGGAGAATCCGAGCAAGGGCTTCCCGCGCGCGATGATTACGCTCGCCGTCATGGTCGTGGTCTGTGCGATCCTCGGAACCATTGCGATGGGAATGATGTTTGATCCTGCGGAGATCAATGCCAGCAGGGAGAGTTTCAATTCCTACAATTCCAACGGCTCTTATTGGGCGTTCCAGAGACTCGGCGGGTATTATCACCTCGGGAACAGCCTGATGATCCTCTACGCACTCTGCAATGCGGTCGGGCAGCTTTCCACGCTGGTGATCAGTATCGACGCGCCGCTCCGTATGCTTCTCGACAATGAGGACGCACGGGAGTTCATTCCGAAGGGACTGCTTCGGAAGAATGACTATGGCGCGTATATCAACGGAATTCGCATGGTTGCCGTGCTGTCCGGCGCGATCATCCTGATCCAGTCTGTCGTACCGGGCGCCGCTGCGGTGCTGAAGCAGCTGACCAAGCTGAATTCGGTATGCATGCCGCTCCGGTATCTCTGGGTGTTCTTCGCCTATCTTGCGCTCCGGCGGCAGGAGGATCGCTTCCGGCCGGAATACCGCTTCGTCAGAAGCCACGGAGTTGCGATGTTCTTCGGCGCATGGTGCTTCTTCCTGACGGCGGCGAGCTGCATCCTCGGAATGTATGACAGCGATCCCTTCACCTTCGCGCTGAATGTCGTCACGCCCTGCGTACTGACTGCGCTCGGCATCATTCTGCCGGTGATCGCGAAGCGGGAGAAGACAGCGTGA
- a CDS encoding alpha-galactosidase, with translation MAIIYDREQGLLTLHTLHSTYQMGISSYGHLLHLYYGRRAEGSFLPLLSLRDRGFSGNPYDAGNDRSYSADTLPQELSAFGNGDYRHSGFRLRTADGACGSDLRFEEARRYPGKYRLPGGLPAADAFRTEGEESGAESLELRLRDSRSGTLVRLLYAVYEEEDILTRAVIVENAGAEPVWIEQADSAALDFPRGHFDLVHFSGSYGNERLYHRERLSAGEKSIGSSRGASSHQHNPFVMLCTADSTEDSGEVYGLALVYSGNFRISAEVDQLGQTRLSAGMMDTHFSWRLGSGEQFCCPEAVLGFGEGFAVLSQRFHRFTSRHILHGTFMKARRPVLLNSWEGCYFDFDGTRILRLAEEAKELGIELLVMDDGWFGKRDNDLSGLGDWQCNTKKLGMPLGVLAEGIRERGLRFGIWIEPEMVSEDSALFREHPDYAFRIPGKEPIRSRMQLVLDFSRQEVVDRIFRDLSETLREAKPDYIKMDMNRSIMEAYTHAQPAAGESCADGTMQNRGALLHRYMLGVYDFLRRMQAAFPETLIEGCCGGGGRFDLGMLYFTPQIWLSDNTDAIERLSLQYGASFGYPISAVGAHVSAVPNHQTGRSTPLATRAVAALSGSFGYELDPAALSPGERAEIRQQIEIYKRYYVLLHEGDYYRLSGAAMGCAAAGFGADGNMGSDSFSAWLTVSSDQTEALLSVVTRTQHCNTPAEYIRLRGLRRGREYRIAPVMQSAEWYLPKEKEALLFHRFTGDVLMERGIPLPLLPGEYQSLLLHLREV, from the coding sequence ATGGCAATCATTTATGACAGGGAGCAGGGACTTCTGACGCTGCATACCCTGCACAGCACATATCAGATGGGGATCAGCTCCTACGGGCATCTGCTCCATCTCTACTATGGAAGAAGGGCGGAGGGAAGCTTCCTTCCGCTTCTGTCTCTCCGGGATCGGGGCTTCTCCGGGAATCCCTATGATGCCGGAAACGACAGGAGCTATTCCGCGGACACGCTGCCGCAGGAGCTTTCTGCCTTTGGCAATGGAGATTACCGGCACAGCGGCTTCCGGCTCCGGACGGCGGACGGCGCCTGCGGCAGCGACCTCCGCTTCGAGGAGGCGCGGCGCTATCCCGGGAAATACCGGCTGCCCGGCGGGCTGCCCGCGGCGGATGCCTTTCGGACAGAGGGAGAGGAAAGCGGTGCGGAGAGTCTCGAGCTCCGGCTTCGGGACAGCCGCAGCGGCACTCTGGTGCGTCTGCTCTATGCGGTCTATGAGGAGGAGGACATCCTGACCCGCGCTGTCATCGTGGAGAATGCGGGGGCAGAGCCGGTCTGGATTGAGCAGGCGGATTCCGCGGCGCTCGACTTCCCGCGCGGACACTTCGATCTCGTACACTTCAGCGGCAGCTACGGGAATGAACGGCTCTATCACAGGGAGCGGCTCTCCGCAGGAGAGAAGTCGATCGGCTCTTCGCGCGGTGCTTCCAGTCACCAGCACAATCCCTTCGTCATGCTCTGCACCGCGGACAGCACGGAGGACAGCGGAGAGGTATACGGACTCGCGCTGGTTTATAGCGGGAACTTCCGCATCTCCGCCGAGGTGGATCAGCTGGGGCAGACGCGGCTCTCTGCCGGTATGATGGATACGCATTTCTCGTGGAGGCTCGGAAGCGGAGAGCAGTTCTGCTGCCCGGAGGCGGTACTGGGCTTCGGGGAGGGCTTCGCTGTGCTCTCACAGCGTTTCCATCGTTTTACGAGCCGCCATATCCTGCATGGCACTTTCATGAAGGCACGCCGTCCGGTGCTGCTGAATTCCTGGGAGGGCTGCTATTTCGACTTCGACGGTACACGGATTCTCCGGCTCGCGGAGGAGGCGAAGGAGCTGGGGATCGAGCTTCTCGTGATGGACGATGGCTGGTTCGGAAAACGGGACAACGATCTGTCCGGGCTTGGAGACTGGCAGTGCAATACGAAGAAGCTCGGGATGCCGCTCGGAGTGCTTGCCGAGGGTATCCGGGAGCGAGGGCTCCGCTTCGGAATCTGGATCGAGCCGGAGATGGTGAGCGAGGACAGCGCGCTCTTCCGGGAGCATCCGGATTATGCCTTTCGTATTCCGGGCAAGGAGCCGATCCGCTCCAGGATGCAGCTCGTGCTGGATTTCTCGCGGCAGGAGGTCGTGGATCGCATTTTCCGGGATCTCTCGGAGACGCTTCGGGAGGCGAAGCCCGACTACATCAAGATGGATATGAACCGGAGCATCATGGAGGCATATACCCATGCGCAGCCTGCTGCGGGAGAGAGCTGTGCGGATGGGACAATGCAGAATCGGGGGGCGCTTCTGCACCGCTATATGCTGGGGGTTTATGACTTCCTCAGGAGGATGCAGGCAGCGTTTCCGGAGACACTGATCGAGGGCTGCTGCGGAGGCGGCGGACGCTTCGACCTCGGGATGCTCTATTTCACGCCGCAGATCTGGCTCAGCGACAATACGGATGCGATCGAGCGGCTCTCCCTGCAATACGGCGCATCCTTCGGCTATCCGATCTCCGCGGTAGGAGCGCATGTTTCTGCCGTGCCGAATCATCAGACGGGGCGCAGTACGCCGCTTGCCACCCGTGCGGTCGCAGCACTGAGCGGGAGCTTCGGCTATGAGCTGGATCCGGCAGCGCTTTCTCCGGGGGAGCGTGCGGAGATCCGGCAGCAGATTGAGATTTATAAAAGGTATTATGTGCTGCTTCACGAGGGCGATTATTACAGGCTGAGCGGTGCGGCGATGGGCTGCGCGGCGGCAGGCTTCGGAGCGGACGGGAATATGGGATCGGACAGCTTCAGCGCATGGCTCACCGTTTCTTCGGATCAGACGGAGGCGCTGCTTTCTGTCGTCACGAGGACACAGCACTGTAATACGCCGGCGGAGTACATCCGGCTCCGCGGACTTCGGCGCGGACGGGAATATCGGATCGCGCCTGTTATGCAGTCCGCAGAGTGGTATCTGCCCAAGGAAAAGGAGGCGCTTCTTTTTCATCGCTTCACCGGAGATGTGCTGATGGAGCGCGGCATCCCGCTTCCGCTTCTGCCGGGAGAGTACCAGTCGCTTCTGCTGCATCTTCGGGAGGTCTGA